One Prosthecodimorpha staleyi DNA window includes the following coding sequences:
- a CDS encoding NAD-dependent epimerase/dehydratase family protein: protein MRVFITGTAGFIGFHLARRLLGEGHVVTGYDGMTAYYDLRLKRARSAILARAPGFIGVTGMLEDREALERAVEASDPEVVIHLAAQAGVRHSIDNPGAYIASNLVGSWNLLDICRQARPGHLLLASTSSVYGANAKVPFSETDRADEPMSLYAATKKSMEAMAHSQAHIHGVPTTAFRFFTVYGPWGRPDMAMFRFTDAILKGEPIDLYGEGRMQRDFTYIDDLIEAIVRLIPLAPALPADLSAAAEAGLSPIAPFRVVNIGSGRPIGLMDFVAAIEAAIGRKAETRLLPMQPGDVPRTYCAPDLLERLTGYLPSTPVAEGAHHFVDWFRTEYSAAVEGA from the coding sequence ATGAGGGTCTTCATTACCGGAACGGCCGGCTTCATCGGCTTCCATCTGGCCCGTCGCCTGCTCGGCGAGGGCCATGTGGTGACCGGCTATGACGGGATGACCGCCTATTACGACCTGCGCCTGAAGCGCGCCCGGTCGGCGATCCTGGCGCGGGCGCCGGGCTTCATCGGCGTCACCGGCATGCTGGAGGATCGCGAGGCCCTGGAGCGGGCCGTCGAGGCGTCGGACCCCGAGGTCGTGATCCATCTCGCCGCCCAGGCCGGCGTGCGCCACAGCATCGACAATCCGGGTGCCTATATCGCCTCCAATCTGGTCGGCAGCTGGAACCTGCTCGACATCTGCCGGCAGGCGCGGCCGGGTCACCTGCTGCTCGCCTCGACCAGTTCGGTCTATGGCGCCAACGCCAAGGTGCCGTTCTCGGAAACCGACCGCGCCGACGAGCCGATGTCGCTCTATGCGGCGACCAAAAAATCCATGGAGGCGATGGCCCATTCGCAGGCCCATATCCACGGCGTGCCGACGACCGCCTTCCGCTTCTTCACCGTCTACGGCCCCTGGGGCCGGCCCGACATGGCGATGTTCCGCTTCACCGACGCGATCCTGAAGGGCGAGCCGATCGACCTCTACGGCGAAGGCCGCATGCAGCGCGACTTCACCTATATAGACGACCTGATCGAGGCGATCGTCCGCCTCATCCCGCTCGCGCCAGCCTTGCCGGCGGATCTGTCTGCGGCCGCCGAGGCCGGTCTGTCGCCGATCGCGCCGTTCCGGGTGGTCAATATCGGCAGCGGCCGGCCGATCGGGTTGATGGACTTCGTCGCCGCGATCGAGGCGGCGATCGGTCGGAAGGCCGAGACGCGCCTCCTGCCGATGCAGCCCGGCGACGTGCCGCGCACCTATTGCGCGCCCGATCTTCTCGAGCGGCTGACCGGCTATCTCCCGTCGACCCCGGTCGCCGAGGGCGCCCACCATTTCGTCGACTGGTTCCGGACCGAATACAGCGCCGCAGTCGAGGGCGCCTGA
- a CDS encoding UDP-glucose dehydrogenase family protein, with the protein MKIAMIGSGYVGLVSGACLADFGHDVICVDKDPEKIVALRAGRIPIYEPGLEELVASNMRAGRLAFSTDLAAAVAEAAVVFIAVGTPARRGDGHADLSYVYGASREIARAMRGFTVVVTKSTVPVGTGDEVERILRAENPAADFAVASNPEFLREGAAISDFKRPDRIVVGLDDERARPVMSEVYRPLYLNAAPLLFTDRRTSELIKYAANGFLAMKITFINEMADLCEKVGADVQQVARGIGLDNRIGSKFLHAGPGFGGSCFPKDTLALIKTAQDHEAPLRLIETTHAVNDQRKRAMARKVIAACGGSVRDKTVALLGLTFKPNTDDMREAPSLAIVQALQDAGAVVRAYDPQGMAAAREMMPSIDYGSGPYDVARDADALVIITEWDAFRALDFKELARIMRAPILVDLRNIYRRADVVGHGFTYVSIGRSSVSLEEGSLVQAAE; encoded by the coding sequence ATGAAGATCGCGATGATCGGTTCCGGCTATGTCGGCCTGGTCTCGGGCGCCTGTCTGGCCGATTTCGGTCACGACGTGATCTGCGTCGACAAGGACCCGGAGAAGATCGTTGCGCTGCGCGCCGGCCGCATCCCGATCTACGAGCCGGGCCTCGAGGAGCTGGTCGCCAGCAACATGCGCGCGGGCCGGCTCGCCTTCTCGACCGACCTTGCGGCTGCCGTGGCCGAGGCCGCGGTGGTGTTCATCGCCGTCGGCACGCCGGCGCGGCGGGGCGACGGCCATGCCGATCTGTCCTATGTCTACGGCGCCTCCCGCGAGATCGCCCGGGCGATGCGCGGCTTCACCGTGGTGGTGACCAAATCGACCGTGCCGGTCGGCACCGGCGACGAGGTCGAGCGCATCCTGCGCGCAGAGAATCCCGCGGCCGACTTTGCCGTCGCCTCCAATCCCGAGTTCCTGCGTGAGGGGGCGGCGATCTCCGACTTCAAGCGGCCGGACCGGATCGTCGTCGGCCTCGACGACGAACGCGCCCGTCCCGTCATGTCGGAAGTCTACCGGCCGCTCTACCTCAACGCTGCGCCGCTGCTGTTCACCGACCGGCGGACCTCCGAACTGATCAAATATGCGGCCAACGGCTTCCTGGCGATGAAGATCACCTTCATCAACGAGATGGCCGATCTCTGCGAGAAGGTCGGCGCCGACGTGCAGCAGGTCGCCCGCGGCATCGGCCTCGACAACCGCATCGGCTCGAAATTCCTGCATGCCGGTCCGGGCTTCGGCGGCTCCTGCTTCCCGAAGGACACGCTGGCGCTGATCAAGACCGCGCAGGATCACGAGGCGCCGCTACGGCTGATCGAGACCACCCACGCGGTCAACGACCAGCGCAAGCGCGCCATGGCCCGCAAGGTGATCGCCGCCTGCGGCGGCTCGGTGCGCGACAAGACCGTGGCGCTGCTTGGACTGACCTTCAAGCCGAACACCGACGACATGCGCGAGGCGCCGTCGCTGGCGATCGTGCAGGCGCTGCAGGATGCCGGCGCGGTGGTGCGCGCCTACGATCCGCAGGGCATGGCCGCGGCCCGCGAGATGATGCCGTCGATCGACTACGGCAGCGGACCCTACGACGTGGCGCGCGACGCCGACGCCCTGGTGATCATCACCGAATGGGACGCCTTCCGGGCGCTCGACTTCAAGGAACTCGCCCGGATCATGCGCGCGCCGATCCTGGTCGACCTGCGCAACATCTACCGCCGCGCCGACGTGGTCGGCCACGGCTTCACCTATGTCAGCATCGGCCGCTCGTCGGTCAGTCTCGAAGAGGGCTCCTTGGTCCAGGCGGCCGAATGA
- a CDS encoding DUF4424 domain-containing protein: protein MFAWGFRIGCLAGLLGMAGGPAAANDSQAAFGLGGLTLVRSADIRMDIEVLSISEERITVDYVFTNASSRDVDTLVAFPLPDVDNGIEVFTPDYVNELDFRTVIDGQPAALELVQIARFGGRDITARLLSLGVPPMPVGTFDAAINALDPATRQAMIAEGLIEEYGSDGKQPLWAAHWTTATSVTRRQVFPAGRSVSVSHSYKPFTGGSVGGRLDPGNRKTREFAEARTKYCIDDAFIQGFDRKRAAAAKTGSYHGETWISYVLTSGANWKGPIGQFRMIVDKGHPDALVSYCATGVRKTGPTRFEVAYQNFVPRQDVHILIVKFHQDQ, encoded by the coding sequence ATGTTCGCGTGGGGCTTCAGGATCGGGTGTCTTGCCGGGCTACTCGGCATGGCGGGCGGTCCGGCCGCCGCCAATGACAGCCAGGCGGCCTTCGGCCTCGGCGGTCTGACGCTGGTCCGCTCCGCCGACATCCGCATGGACATCGAGGTGCTGTCCATCTCCGAAGAACGGATCACCGTCGACTATGTCTTCACCAACGCCTCGTCGCGCGATGTCGATACGCTGGTCGCCTTTCCGTTGCCGGATGTGGACAACGGGATCGAGGTGTTCACGCCCGACTACGTCAACGAGCTCGACTTCCGCACCGTGATCGACGGCCAGCCAGCGGCCCTCGAACTGGTGCAGATCGCCCGTTTCGGGGGACGCGACATCACCGCCCGGCTGCTGAGCCTGGGCGTGCCGCCGATGCCGGTCGGGACCTTCGATGCCGCCATCAACGCCCTCGATCCGGCGACGCGCCAGGCGATGATCGCCGAAGGGCTGATCGAGGAATATGGTAGCGACGGCAAACAGCCGCTCTGGGCCGCGCACTGGACGACCGCGACCAGCGTCACCCGGCGCCAGGTCTTTCCGGCCGGCCGGAGCGTATCGGTCAGTCACTCCTACAAGCCGTTCACCGGAGGCTCGGTCGGCGGCCGGCTCGATCCGGGCAATCGTAAGACGAGGGAATTCGCCGAGGCGCGAACAAAATATTGTATCGACGACGCTTTCATCCAGGGCTTCGATCGCAAGCGCGCGGCCGCTGCGAAGACTGGGAGCTACCACGGCGAAACCTGGATATCCTATGTCCTGACTTCGGGCGCCAACTGGAAGGGGCCGATCGGTCAGTTCCGGATGATCGTCGACAAGGGCCATCCGGACGCCCTGGTCAGCTACTGCGCCACCGGCGTGCGCAAGACCGGCCCGACCCGTTTCGAGGTCGCCTATCAGAACTTCGTACCCCGTCAAGACGTTCACATCCTCATCGTCAAGTTCCATCAGGATCAATGA
- a CDS encoding glutamine synthetase family protein yields the protein MKTKSDTAADGATTTDAAPTGASLEEAHAFLERHPDVQGIDVVMPDFHGIGRGKIIRRHELESLYRNGRGMPGSLFGQDVAGDDVEESGLILVDGGADMRVWPVPGTLGYLPKVGRGQVLVEMYEADGSPFEVAPRTALLNQIARARAAGYEPMGAFELEFYLVDRQPGANGRRMPATYALTGRRSMQRNTMSVDELDEMSPLFEAIYEAAAASGLTFESLISEYGPGQYELTIRYRDLIRAADDVILAKRLVRTIARRFGVEATFMAKPFGQEAGSGMHLHLSLGGEDGRNLFADQPDGSLSPLMLHAIGGIRKTIGDTMLILAPYRNSWRRFASAVYSPASDSWGVENRTVALRVPGLPGATRHFEHRVAGVDANPYLVGAITLAGALDGIRDQSYPGPAAEGNNYEAARPAGLPRSWIDAIDRMDGSDFVKRTLGERMHRAFVAVKRAEWQRLELDVSDAEWELYGFVV from the coding sequence TTGAAGACCAAGTCGGACACGGCCGCAGACGGGGCGACCACGACGGACGCGGCGCCGACCGGCGCCAGCCTGGAGGAAGCCCACGCCTTCCTGGAGCGCCATCCGGACGTCCAGGGTATCGACGTGGTCATGCCCGACTTCCACGGCATCGGTCGCGGCAAGATCATCCGCCGGCACGAACTGGAATCGCTCTACCGCAACGGCCGCGGCATGCCGGGCTCGCTGTTCGGCCAGGACGTCGCCGGCGACGATGTCGAGGAGAGCGGGCTGATCCTGGTCGACGGCGGCGCCGACATGCGCGTCTGGCCCGTGCCCGGAACGCTCGGTTATCTGCCCAAGGTCGGGCGCGGCCAGGTGCTGGTGGAAATGTACGAGGCCGACGGCAGCCCGTTCGAGGTCGCCCCGCGCACCGCCCTTCTCAACCAGATCGCGCGCGCCCGCGCCGCCGGCTACGAGCCGATGGGCGCCTTCGAGCTGGAATTCTATCTGGTCGATCGGCAGCCCGGTGCGAACGGCCGGCGCATGCCCGCCACCTACGCGCTGACCGGCCGGCGCTCGATGCAGCGCAACACCATGTCGGTCGACGAACTGGACGAGATGTCGCCGCTGTTCGAGGCCATCTACGAGGCCGCCGCGGCGTCCGGACTGACCTTCGAATCGCTGATCTCCGAATACGGCCCCGGCCAGTACGAACTGACCATCCGCTACCGCGATCTGATCCGGGCCGCCGACGATGTGATCCTGGCCAAGCGGCTGGTGCGCACGATCGCGCGCCGCTTCGGCGTCGAGGCGACCTTCATGGCCAAGCCCTTCGGCCAGGAAGCCGGCTCCGGCATGCACCTGCATCTGTCGCTCGGCGGCGAGGACGGCCGCAACCTGTTTGCCGACCAGCCGGACGGCTCGCTCAGTCCGTTGATGCTCCATGCCATCGGCGGCATCCGCAAGACGATCGGCGACACGATGCTGATCCTCGCCCCCTACCGCAATTCCTGGCGCCGCTTCGCCTCCGCGGTCTATTCGCCGGCCTCCGATTCCTGGGGCGTGGAGAACCGCACCGTCGCCCTGCGCGTGCCGGGCCTGCCGGGCGCGACCCGCCACTTCGAGCATCGCGTCGCCGGTGTCGATGCCAACCCGTATCTGGTCGGCGCGATCACGCTGGCCGGTGCGCTCGACGGCATCCGCGACCAGAGCTATCCGGGCCCCGCCGCCGAGGGCAACAACTACGAGGCCGCGCGCCCGGCCGGCCTGCCGCGCAGTTGGATCGATGCGATCGACCGGATGGACGGTTCGGACTTCGTCAAGCGCACGCTCGGCGAACGCATGCACCGCGCCTTCGTCGCCGTGAAGCGGGCAGAGTGGCAGCGCCTGGAACTCGATGTCTCGGACGCGGAGTGGGAGCTGTACGGCTTCGTCGTCTGA
- a CDS encoding flavin reductase family protein, whose protein sequence is MSVAECLPEAGPGVPDIDPAAFRLAMRELAGGVSVVTTGRGALRTGLTATSVTSLSAEPPTLLVCINRSSSVLPVLREQQAFAVNILKAGHEDVADRFAGRSGAYGAARYGDADWTELATGMPVLADALAAFDCRVEAILDWHSHAVVIGRIEALATSGGDGALVYWRGGYRGVAP, encoded by the coding sequence ATGAGCGTCGCCGAATGCCTGCCCGAAGCCGGTCCGGGCGTGCCGGACATCGACCCGGCCGCCTTCCGCCTCGCCATGCGCGAACTGGCCGGCGGGGTCAGCGTGGTCACCACCGGGCGCGGCGCGCTGCGCACCGGGCTGACCGCGACCTCGGTCACGTCGCTGTCCGCCGAACCGCCGACGCTGCTCGTCTGCATCAACCGCTCGTCCTCGGTGCTGCCGGTGCTACGCGAGCAGCAGGCCTTCGCGGTCAACATTCTCAAGGCCGGCCATGAGGATGTTGCCGACCGCTTCGCCGGCCGGTCGGGTGCCTATGGGGCGGCGCGCTACGGCGATGCCGACTGGACCGAACTGGCGACCGGCATGCCGGTGCTGGCCGATGCGCTGGCCGCCTTCGACTGCCGCGTCGAGGCGATCCTGGACTGGCACAGCCACGCCGTCGTGATCGGCCGGATCGAGGCCCTGGCAACGAGCGGCGGCGACGGCGCGCTGGTCTACTGGCGCGGCGGCTACCGGGGCGTCGCGCCCTGA
- the metA gene encoding homoserine O-succinyltransferase MetA — protein sequence MVIAQTKGRHDPGPAAPPRRRAARGGGAGGRGFGRPVTIGLVNNMPDTALTATERQFSGLIAEAAAGRPVRLLLFSFASVARSEPARARMAGQYRDAADLAGTPVDALIVTGTEPRAPRLDQEPYWPDMARLIDHAARHTVSTLWSCLAAHAAVLHLDRVERRPLADKCFGVFGSQPAAADPLVARLGAPSLSVAHSRWNGLDATDLTAKGYRILATVGAAGVDVFAKRVGSEFVFFHGHPEYDAGALAGEYRRDVGRFLTGERDRYPNLPVGYFDANTNAVLADYRARAEHDRGAVAFADLPRLVPRSGLAEATRATAAFLFRNWLDGVFTAVGGEAGRDGAAAVAR from the coding sequence ATGGTGATCGCCCAGACCAAAGGCCGTCACGATCCCGGTCCCGCCGCGCCGCCGCGCCGGCGCGCGGCCCGGGGCGGGGGCGCGGGCGGGCGCGGCTTCGGCCGGCCGGTCACCATCGGGCTCGTCAACAACATGCCCGACACGGCGCTGACGGCGACCGAACGGCAGTTCTCCGGTCTGATCGCGGAGGCCGCGGCCGGCCGGCCGGTCCGGCTGCTCCTGTTCTCCTTCGCTTCAGTCGCCCGCTCCGAGCCGGCACGTGCCCGCATGGCGGGCCAATACCGTGACGCCGCCGACCTCGCCGGCACGCCGGTCGACGCCCTGATCGTGACCGGGACCGAGCCGCGCGCGCCGCGTCTCGACCAGGAGCCCTATTGGCCCGACATGGCCCGGCTCATCGACCATGCCGCGCGCCACACCGTTTCGACGCTCTGGTCCTGCCTCGCGGCGCATGCGGCGGTGCTGCATCTCGACCGGGTCGAGCGCCGGCCGCTGGCCGACAAGTGCTTCGGCGTCTTCGGCAGCCAGCCCGCGGCCGCCGATCCTCTGGTCGCCCGGCTCGGCGCGCCGTCGCTCTCGGTCGCCCATTCGCGCTGGAACGGTCTCGATGCGACCGATCTGACGGCAAAGGGATACCGAATCCTGGCGACAGTCGGCGCCGCCGGGGTCGACGTCTTCGCCAAGCGCGTTGGCAGCGAGTTCGTCTTCTTCCACGGGCACCCGGAATATGATGCCGGCGCGCTCGCGGGCGAATACCGCCGTGATGTCGGCCGCTTCCTGACCGGCGAGCGGGACCGCTATCCCAATCTGCCCGTCGGCTATTTCGATGCGAATACGAACGCGGTGCTGGCCGACTATCGCGCGCGGGCCGAGCACGACCGCGGCGCGGTCGCCTTCGCCGATCTGCCGCGCCTGGTGCCGCGATCGGGGCTCGCCGAGGCGACGCGCGCGACGGCCGCCTTCCTGTTCCGTAACTGGCTCGACGGCGTCTTCACGGCCGTCGGCGGCGAGGCCGGGCGCGATGGTGCCGCCGCGGTGGCGCGATGA
- a CDS encoding O-acetylhomoserine aminocarboxypropyltransferase/cysteine synthase family protein — protein sequence MRRETIAIHAGYEPDSAVKSVAVPIYQTASYAFDSADHAAALFNLEEEGFRYSRINNPTTAVLEKRLAELEGGVGALCAASGQAALHIALVNLADHGGNIVTVPQLYGTTHTLLSHILPRQGITTRFAASDRPEDIAALIDDETRAVFCESIGNPAGNVCDIAGIAAVAHAAGVPLVVDNTVATPILLRPFEHGADIVVHSLTKFLGGHGTTLGGAIVDSGRFPWKEVGARFPAYVVPDRSYHGLIYAERFGPMAYIERARSVYQRTMGAVLSPFNAFLILQGIETVALRVERHVENARKVAHWLKADPRVAWVNYAGFDDSPYKALVERYLDGRASSLFTFGIRGSMETGKAFYDALKLVTRLVNIGDAKSLACHPASTTHRQMNPDEQLKAGIRPETIRLSIGIEHVDDIIADLDQALAAAVAAERFAEAAE from the coding sequence ATGCGCAGAGAGACCATCGCGATCCATGCCGGCTACGAGCCGGATTCTGCCGTCAAGTCGGTCGCTGTGCCGATCTACCAGACCGCGTCCTATGCCTTCGATAGCGCCGATCATGCCGCCGCGCTGTTCAATCTGGAAGAGGAGGGCTTCCGCTACAGCCGGATCAACAATCCGACCACGGCGGTGCTCGAGAAGCGGCTGGCGGAGCTCGAAGGCGGCGTCGGTGCCCTGTGCGCGGCCTCGGGGCAGGCGGCGCTGCATATCGCGCTGGTCAATCTCGCCGACCATGGCGGCAACATTGTCACAGTGCCGCAGCTCTACGGCACGACCCACACGCTGCTCTCGCACATCCTGCCGCGCCAGGGCATCACGACCCGCTTTGCGGCGAGCGACCGCCCGGAAGATATCGCCGCGCTGATCGACGACGAGACCCGCGCGGTCTTCTGCGAAAGCATCGGCAACCCGGCCGGCAATGTCTGCGACATCGCAGGCATCGCGGCGGTGGCGCATGCGGCCGGCGTGCCGCTGGTGGTCGACAACACGGTGGCGACGCCGATCCTGCTGCGCCCCTTCGAGCACGGCGCCGACATCGTCGTGCATTCGCTGACCAAGTTCCTTGGCGGGCACGGCACCACGCTCGGCGGCGCGATCGTCGACAGCGGCCGCTTCCCCTGGAAGGAGGTCGGCGCGCGCTTCCCGGCCTATGTGGTGCCGGACCGCTCCTATCACGGCCTGATCTATGCCGAGCGCTTCGGGCCGATGGCCTATATCGAGCGCGCGCGCAGCGTCTACCAGCGCACCATGGGCGCCGTGCTGTCGCCCTTCAACGCCTTCCTGATCCTGCAGGGGATCGAAACGGTCGCTCTGCGCGTCGAGCGCCATGTCGAGAATGCCCGCAAGGTGGCGCATTGGCTGAAGGCCGATCCGCGCGTCGCCTGGGTCAACTATGCCGGCTTCGACGACAGCCCCTACAAGGCGCTGGTCGAGCGCTATCTCGACGGCCGCGCCTCCTCGCTGTTCACCTTCGGCATCCGCGGCTCGATGGAGACCGGCAAGGCCTTCTACGATGCGCTCAAGCTGGTCACGCGGCTGGTCAATATCGGTGACGCAAAGTCGCTCGCCTGCCATCCGGCCTCCACGACCCATCGCCAGATGAATCCCGACGAGCAGCTCAAGGCCGGCATCCGGCCCGAGACCATCCGCCTGTCGATCGGCATCGAGCATGTCGACGACATCATCGCCGATCTCGACCAGGCGCTGGCCGCCGCCGTGGCCGCCGAGCGCTTCGCCGAAGCCGCCGAGTGA
- a CDS encoding long-chain-acyl-CoA synthetase, which translates to MNQTAFPILAAPEPPAAPCSALPSPSKRWLMAIERVAAIDAAPERLLADVIADRAATDGARPALISQTETFTYAELAARIARYARWALETGIAPGDRVALVMSTRPDYLAAWIGITTVGGLVALVNTHLTGGSLVHALKVAAPAHVIAEAQFAAPVADAIAGFEPAPRLWTHGGAQDDLAGILDRLPGDPLAPHERRPVGVHDRALLIYTSGTTGLPKAAHVSHHRILSWGHWFAGLSAATLDDRLYDCLPIHHSVGGVVATASMLVSGGSVVLAEKFSASRFWADVVRHDCTLFQYIGELCRYLLKAPPHPDERRHRLRLACGNGLRGDVWEPFQARFGIPDILEFYAATEGNFSLFNVEGRPGAIGRIPPFLSHRFPAAIVRFDPEAGLPLRGPDGLCLKAARGEAGEAIGRIAATAGGGRFEGYTSPEETERKVLRDVFAPGDAWFRTGDLMRIDEKGFWYFVDRIGDTFRWKGENVATAEVAAAIAAVPGVVDATVYGVAVPGADGRAGMAALVTEPGFDLAALRRHLTAVLPAYARPLFLRLASGLALTETFKQKKQDLVRDGFDPTAIRDPLFVDDAAAGAYRPLDADHHRAIVEGRIRL; encoded by the coding sequence ATGAACCAGACCGCGTTTCCGATCCTCGCCGCCCCGGAGCCTCCCGCTGCGCCGTGCTCCGCCCTGCCCTCGCCCTCCAAGCGCTGGCTGATGGCGATCGAGCGGGTGGCGGCGATCGATGCGGCGCCGGAGCGTCTGCTCGCCGACGTGATCGCAGACCGCGCCGCCACCGATGGCGCCCGGCCGGCCCTGATCTCGCAGACCGAGACCTTCACCTATGCGGAGCTCGCCGCACGGATCGCCCGCTATGCCCGCTGGGCGCTTGAAACCGGCATCGCGCCGGGAGACCGGGTCGCGCTGGTCATGTCGACCCGGCCGGACTATCTCGCCGCCTGGATCGGGATCACCACGGTCGGCGGCCTGGTGGCGCTGGTCAACACGCACCTGACCGGCGGCTCGCTGGTCCATGCGCTCAAAGTGGCGGCGCCGGCCCATGTGATCGCCGAGGCCCAATTCGCCGCGCCCGTCGCCGACGCGATCGCCGGGTTCGAGCCGGCGCCGCGGCTCTGGACCCATGGCGGTGCGCAGGACGACCTCGCCGGCATACTCGACCGACTGCCGGGCGACCCGCTGGCGCCGCACGAGCGCCGGCCGGTCGGCGTGCATGACCGGGCGCTTCTGATCTACACCTCCGGCACGACCGGCCTGCCCAAGGCGGCGCATGTCTCGCACCATCGCATCCTGAGCTGGGGCCATTGGTTCGCGGGGCTCTCCGCCGCGACCCTGGACGACCGGCTCTACGACTGCCTGCCGATCCATCACAGCGTCGGCGGCGTGGTCGCGACCGCCAGCATGCTGGTCTCCGGCGGATCGGTGGTGCTGGCCGAGAAATTCTCGGCGAGCCGCTTCTGGGCCGACGTGGTGCGCCACGACTGCACGCTGTTTCAGTATATCGGCGAGCTCTGCCGCTATCTCCTGAAGGCCCCGCCGCATCCCGACGAGCGGCGCCACCGGCTGCGGCTCGCCTGCGGCAACGGCCTGCGCGGCGATGTCTGGGAGCCGTTCCAGGCCCGGTTCGGCATTCCCGACATCCTGGAATTCTACGCCGCCACCGAGGGCAACTTCTCGCTCTTCAACGTCGAGGGCCGGCCGGGCGCGATCGGGCGCATCCCGCCCTTCCTCAGCCACCGCTTCCCGGCCGCAATCGTGCGCTTCGATCCCGAGGCCGGCCTGCCGCTGCGCGGTCCGGACGGGCTGTGCCTCAAGGCAGCGCGCGGCGAGGCCGGCGAGGCGATCGGGCGCATCGCGGCGACGGCGGGTGGCGGGCGTTTCGAGGGCTATACCAGCCCGGAGGAGACCGAACGCAAGGTGCTGCGCGACGTGTTCGCGCCGGGCGACGCCTGGTTCCGCACCGGCGATCTGATGCGCATTGACGAGAAGGGCTTCTGGTATTTCGTCGACCGGATCGGCGACACCTTCCGCTGGAAGGGCGAGAATGTCGCGACCGCCGAGGTCGCCGCGGCCATCGCGGCCGTGCCGGGCGTCGTCGACGCGACCGTCTACGGCGTCGCGGTGCCGGGCGCGGACGGCCGGGCCGGCATGGCCGCGCTGGTCACAGAGCCGGGCTTCGACCTCGCCGCCCTGCGCCGGCACCTGACGGCGGTCCTGCCGGCCTATGCCCGCCCGCTGTTCCTGCGCCTTGCGTCCGGCCTCGCCCTGACCGAAACCTTCAAGCAGAAGAAGCAGGACCTGGTGCGCGACGGCTTCGACCCGACCGCGATCCGCGACCCCCTGTTCGTCGACGACGCGGCCGCCGGCGCCTACCGCCCCCTCGATGCCGACCACCACCGCGCCATCGTCGAGGGCCGCATCCGGCTCTGA
- a CDS encoding alpha/beta hydrolase: MPLDPRAARFLDMAAAGRAEPRERTIAERRAGLAKLMAFARADRMSPTGRDLALPGPAGPIPARLYGPGAAPAEAVLPGLVFLHGGGLVAGSIETHDVVARALAEASGCRLVSVGYRLAPEHRYPAAAEDAEAALRAVHVTAGDLAIDPDRIGLVGESGGAALAVGAAAAARSAGPRVALMGLICPVLDCGGESASRLEFAEGYLIDRATLKADLADLLPPDFDPADPRLSPLRLADLAGLPPAIVHTAECDPLRDEGEAFAVRLAAAGVPVTLQRHAGMVHNFHALGAVLPQGRAALDAMGVAFGAALRG; encoded by the coding sequence ATGCCGCTCGATCCCCGCGCCGCCCGCTTCCTCGACATGGCCGCCGCCGGCCGTGCCGAGCCGCGCGAGCGCACGATCGCCGAACGCCGGGCCGGGCTCGCCAAGCTGATGGCCTTCGCGCGCGCCGACCGCATGAGCCCGACCGGCCGCGATCTCGCCCTGCCGGGCCCCGCCGGGCCGATTCCCGCCCGTCTCTACGGCCCCGGCGCGGCGCCGGCGGAGGCGGTCCTGCCCGGGCTGGTCTTTCTTCACGGCGGCGGCCTGGTCGCCGGCAGCATCGAGACCCATGACGTGGTCGCCCGGGCACTCGCGGAAGCGAGTGGCTGCCGGCTGGTCTCGGTCGGCTACCGGCTCGCACCGGAACACCGCTATCCGGCCGCGGCCGAGGATGCCGAGGCGGCCCTCCGGGCGGTCCATGTGACGGCGGGGGACCTGGCGATCGATCCCGACCGGATCGGGCTGGTCGGCGAATCCGGCGGCGCGGCGCTCGCCGTCGGGGCCGCGGCGGCGGCGCGGTCGGCGGGGCCGCGCGTCGCCCTGATGGGGCTGATCTGTCCGGTACTCGATTGCGGCGGCGAAAGCGCCTCGCGGCTCGAATTCGCCGAGGGCTACCTGATCGACCGGGCGACGCTCAAGGCCGATCTCGCCGATCTCCTGCCGCCGGACTTCGATCCGGCCGATCCGCGCCTGTCGCCGCTCCGGCTCGCCGATCTGGCCGGTCTGCCGCCGGCGATCGTCCACACCGCCGAATGCGATCCGCTGCGCGACGAGGGCGAGGCCTTCGCGGTCCGGCTGGCCGCAGCCGGCGTGCCGGTGACCCTGCAGCGCCATGCCGGCATGGTGCATAATTTCCACGCGCTCGGGGCGGTGCTGCCGCAGGGCCGCGCCGCGCTCGACGCCATGGGGGTGGCGTTCGGGGCGGCGCTCAGGGGATAG